A section of the Corynebacterium auris genome encodes:
- a CDS encoding Rv2175c family DNA-binding protein — protein MSYADSSASPAGPGLDALLADEPLLTLPEVAEYLGVPVTRIHDLVGAHKLLMYRRDGVKYVPRVLLGEEGETSKFVSGAITVLHDGGYDDEEILAYLFTEDDSLPGRPVDALHGHGAREVIRRAQAMAF, from the coding sequence GTGAGTTACGCAGATTCTTCCGCGTCCCCGGCAGGACCCGGGCTCGACGCATTGCTTGCCGACGAACCCCTGCTCACCCTCCCCGAGGTCGCCGAGTATCTCGGCGTCCCGGTGACCCGCATCCACGACCTCGTCGGGGCCCACAAACTGCTCATGTACCGCCGCGACGGCGTGAAATACGTCCCCCGTGTCCTCCTCGGCGAGGAAGGGGAGACCTCCAAGTTCGTTTCGGGCGCCATCACGGTTTTGCACGACGGCGGCTACGACGACGAGGAGATCCTCGCGTACCTCTTCACCGAGGACGACTCCCTGCCGGGCCGCCCGGTAGACGCGCTGCACGGTCACGGTGCCCGCGAGGTGATTCGCCGCGCCCAGGCGATGGCCTTCTAG
- a CDS encoding protein kinase domain-containing protein, with product MTTLGVGDLLDDRYAIDRPIARGGMSTVYRCVDTRLNREVAAKVMDERYVNDHVFRDRFRREAEAMAQLTHPNLVTVYDYSSGDESGQVFLVMELITGGTLRELLAERGPMPPHAATAVMRETLTGLAAAHTKGMVHRDIKPDNILINSDHAVKLADFGLVRAAADSTHSTDQIVGTVSYLSPEQVDGSPITQASDVYSAGVVLFELLTGTTPFSGDTPLAHAYARLHGDVPAPSTRIEGVPMLFDELVATATARNPRERFLDAGEFLAALDDVASELDLPHYVVPVPTNSAANRAAAHPTSLTASPAEPPTRTYEQRLFPTPDAPAQEFRAVDPANEAPTRVAPAVPDRPAPPEAPAPRLAPPKPVSNRSGFVFAVFLLISAAAIGAVLVGAWWFGSGLYDQLPNLIASYAW from the coding sequence ATGACCACGCTCGGAGTCGGAGACCTTCTGGATGACCGCTACGCCATCGACCGGCCGATCGCCCGCGGCGGGATGTCTACCGTTTACCGCTGCGTGGACACCCGCCTCAACCGCGAGGTCGCGGCGAAGGTGATGGACGAGCGCTACGTCAACGACCACGTCTTCCGCGACCGCTTCCGCCGCGAGGCCGAGGCCATGGCGCAGCTGACCCACCCCAACCTGGTGACCGTCTACGACTATTCCTCCGGCGACGAATCCGGCCAAGTGTTCCTTGTCATGGAGCTCATCACCGGCGGCACTCTGCGCGAGCTGCTCGCCGAGCGCGGCCCCATGCCGCCCCACGCCGCAACCGCGGTCATGCGCGAGACCCTCACCGGGCTTGCGGCGGCGCATACGAAGGGGATGGTGCACCGCGACATCAAGCCCGACAACATCCTCATCAACAGCGACCACGCAGTAAAGCTGGCCGATTTCGGCCTCGTTCGCGCCGCCGCCGACTCCACCCACTCCACGGACCAGATCGTCGGCACCGTCTCCTACCTCTCGCCCGAGCAAGTCGACGGCAGCCCGATTACACAGGCTTCCGACGTCTACTCGGCGGGCGTCGTCCTTTTCGAGCTGCTCACCGGCACCACCCCGTTTAGCGGCGACACCCCGCTCGCGCACGCCTACGCGCGGCTGCACGGCGACGTCCCCGCGCCCTCCACCAGGATTGAGGGGGTGCCCATGCTTTTCGACGAGCTCGTCGCCACCGCCACCGCCCGCAACCCCCGCGAACGTTTCCTCGACGCCGGCGAGTTCCTCGCCGCGCTCGACGACGTCGCCTCCGAGCTCGACCTGCCGCACTACGTCGTCCCCGTCCCAACGAACTCCGCCGCCAACCGGGCCGCGGCACACCCGACATCCCTCACGGCTTCGCCCGCCGAGCCGCCTACCCGCACCTACGAGCAACGGCTCTTCCCCACCCCGGACGCACCCGCTCAGGAGTTCCGCGCCGTCGACCCCGCGAACGAGGCGCCCACGCGGGTTGCGCCAGCGGTGCCCGACCGCCCAGCACCCCCGGAGGCCCCGGCGCCGCGCCTCGCTCCCCCGAAACCCGTCAGCAACCGCTCCGGGTTCGTCTTCGCGGTGTTCCTTCTCATCTCGGCCGCCGCCATCGGAGCCGTCCTCGTCGGGGCCTGGTGGTTCGGCTCGGGGCTCTACGACCAGCTGCCGAACCTGATCGCCAGCTACGCGTGGTAG